The Silene latifolia isolate original U9 population chromosome Y, ASM4854445v1, whole genome shotgun sequence sequence ATGACACCAAAACCCATGAATCCCTCATTTTAAAGAACATACGAATGTCCATTCTCTGATTTCGAAGGCTGGTATTGCATATACATTAAATGGGAAGTTGTATTATCTTGTGTTTCATCAGAGCACTTTAAACAACTTATTCTCAAAGCCTAGAAGCAAAAGTCAACACAAAttatggaaaaacgtaaaattgCATTCAAACAGTGGAATATTAAGTTTGcaaactactcttattttgctACCGTCCTCATTGTCTTTGCCTTTTTACTTATtgttgtcttgttgtgttaatcACTGTCGGTCCCCTTTTTGTTTTTGTTCCTTGTTTTTTTTTACGGTGTTTAGATTGTCTCTGGATTTCGAGTGCGCTTGACTTTGTCACAGTGGTTATTCAGTTCCCTCAACATTGACAGCTTTTGGTATTCTAGTACTTGATATGTtgtttttagtgttgttttggtgCATTCTAAGAACCTTGGTCCCATTTTTATCCGGCAAAGAAACAAAAGGTTGGACACTTAAACATCTAATTCTATTCTTTATTACCTAATATATTCTAATgaaaaaaatgtaaaataaagtaaaatgtaAAATATACAGATGAATTGATAATAATGATATTTTATAACTGAATTTTACATATTGTCTTTAGTCAATTAGAGACGATATGAATAATGCGTAGAAAGCGTTCTGTTAAAATAcacttatgtttatcttactaattaggctaaaattacaagtttattttcttaaatgcaaagaagtttgttaaactttttcagcaaataataaatttataattcttGTCGATTTGTCGGTCTTGCAACATCGTCCTTGTAAATTCAATTGATTACCAACGTATTGGGAGAAATTTTATTGAAATGATTTTTGCATAACGAAAGACCTAAGTGATAATATACTTAAATGATGAGATGTGACTTATACAAATAAAATTTTAGAATAAATACGCAttcaaaatttttgaaaataaattttaagtgAGCAATTTTTGGGAGGATACACGAGAAAATGTATATGTTCAACAATGACATCATTCTAGTTTCATTTCTATATCTCTTGTCAATTAGAGTCATCTCTATATCTCTTGTTGTTGGTGAACTTTTATATGAGAAGTCTTAACGCCTATCCCAATGAATTCCAAAGAATTAAGGATGCACAATTTGTATTATTATACTTCCATTTTTTTAATTATCACCTCATTTGCTTGTGCGCAATAATTAAGATtaggaaaaagtttgcaattggtgGATTAATGTGAGAATTTTACCCTTAAATGATGACATTTAGTTTGTATTTTTTAAAAAAGTTATAAGAAGCATTTGGTAAAAAGCGCGTcccaaagtataaattaaagaaaaGAGAGTGATAATATAAAAATAGACAAAAAGGAGAAGTGTGGTGATAATTAGAAAATATTCTTAACAAttgattatgagaaaagaaaaatatatacaaatcattacaaaaaaaaataaacatttctcgaagaaatattgggagtgctagaagaaaatatttgatggaaaacaaaaaatgatttaaaggttTGAAAGCATTCAAAGTTGAAACAATGAATTGGAGAATGATCATCGGATTCCAATCAAAAACCATGCAATATTTACCTTGATCCACACTAAAAGATCCAATTTGTATCCTTGGAGCATATAACTTCAACACTTCCATTAAGACATTTGATTTATAATCTGTTTGTTGACTAAGATATTTGATTTATAACCTGATTGACAAAATACAAGTTGAATAGTACatggaaaactaataaagtgcacgaaagggtgtaagacaatttagtacaatttattaaatttgtcaattaatattccaagggttggaatatataatgtaacatgtcaccaaTAATTAGATATTCATACTAAAATTTGATATTGCGTATacaccataataataataaaaaaaaggaaaactcaagaaaaatgaaaaatatattcaagtcaaaagataattgcaaagaagttccataaccattatttccagatttcatgcaatgttttTGATATGCGAGTATGTAATACACCATATATCTAGGATAACCAAGTCTCACTTCCTATTCCTCCGAAAATTTTAGACAAAATAATTGGTCTGAAATGCGATTTTGCGATCTAGAATAGAATCCATCACAATTCACTCTCTAAGATGGCAATTAACATGTGGAGACTAAATATGTGGTGAATCGTATCAAATACAAAATGGCATGAATTAGTTTCGGCATATGAACTAATAAGAGGTTTGGTCCCCTCGATCCCTCGTGGAGGGTGGTGACCCGTCTTGTTTCATTAAGCCTTATGTATCACGTTCCCAAAACGACAAACTACATTAAAGGACCATTCACTTATCGCATTCATTGATTCTCAAGTATTGCAAATTATTGGATGTGAAGCAAGTGGGGAAAACGATTTTTAAGTAAAATTTCTAATCCTTACAATCTATCATAATTGAATAAAGCGGATTCAAAGTCTAGGGTTTCCTAGGGCTCCGTCTTGAATTCCTAGAGTTCCGTCTTAATTTTCTTTGATCTCTCCTTCGTTTTCGAGGCTATTCTCATGACTGTATCGTGGGATTGCTTCTATCCTTTGTTTTTTTGTGTTCGTTTCTTTGTTGCTTCATTTTATTTGTGCAGGTGTTGATGAGCAGTCAATCGAGGGCCAATACCGGGAGGGGAAGGAGCCGATGGGGTAGGAGGAAGATACCTTTGTGTGGGATGACGATGGAGGAACGACTGAGGGTAAGAACACTCTTCTTTTGGTTGGGAAATTATGGTCTTCTAGGGCAATAAATGTGAAAGCAGCGATTACCACAACGATTAACCTGTGGAACCCTTCGAAATCGATCTTGGGGAACGTGGTGGATGCTAAGGATAAAATTTTCATATTTCGGTTCGATTCAGAACGAGACAAGGTTAGGTTCTGGAGGGCCAACCTTGGCATTTTGACAAGTTTCTCTGGTGTTTTAATGAGCCTAATCATGCCGAAAAGCTTACGAATGTACCCCTGATTCATTGCCCTATTTGGACGAGAGTTTATGACTTGCCCTTGGCGGGTCGAACGAGTCTATCTAATGCTAAGCGCCTTGGGGATATGCTGGGATCTTTCATTGATGTCGAATTTGGTCCAAATGTGGAGCTTGATAGGGCTATTTGTATAAGAATCCTTCATGATGTTCGTAAGCCGTTGAAAAATGGTGTGCCTATTCGAATGAAGGGGGGTGGGGTAATAAATTTTGACGTCAAATATGAGCGCCTTCCTACTTTTTGTTATGGCTGTGGTCTTATTGCTCATGGCGAGAAGGACTGTGATGATGGTCCGTACGAGGAGGAGGATCTAAAGTTTGGGGAGTGGTTGCGTGCGTTGCCATGGAAAGTCGTGAAGACTATTAAAGAAGTTCATGGGAAAGCGGCTAGAGACCTAACGGCGAGCTTCGACGCTTCGAAGTTACAAGACTCTGAGGATGCGGTTAACTGTATGATTAATAAACTGCAATCCATTGCTATTGATTTTCGAAAGAAGAAGGTAGATGCAGCTGGGGTTAATGTGGTTAGTGGAGGTGATGAGATGGTGGAGGAGGCCGTGATGAGCTTGACGGAACTTGAGAGGGCAAGGAGGGAGAATGATTCAGTGGAACAGAAGCGCGGTGAAGGGAAGGAGGACAGAGGGGTACAGGGGTGTCAGGAGGGTGTAGAAGGGGGCGAGAGTAGGGATGCCGCGATGAGCTTTGAGGGTGGATGTGGTATGGAAGCTGAGTAGCGGCCTGGTAACAGATTGCTTACGGGGTCGATGACTGGGGTTGCAGGAGGAGGTGATGACAATGGGGGATATGGACAGGGTCGTAAGTGGAAGAACCAGGCTCGTAGTAAAGGGGCAGGAGCTGGGGGTACGGGTTTCCAGAGGGTGGTGTTGAATGTAGAGGGGAAACGGAGTAGGGAGGAGGACGAGACTGAGGAGCTATCCAAACGTTCGAGACTTTTTCTAGACGGGGGCGTCTTAATACCTGAGGCGGGGTTGACAGCCgtcaaccccgccgggcccaatgaataTTTTAAGCATCAATTGTCGGGGCTTGGGCAGCCCCGACTCGAGAAGTGCCCTCCGTGACCTTGTGCGGAGGGAGGCCCCGACCATACTTTTCCTTTCTGAAACAAAATTGTGTGGTCGTGAGATGAGGAAGGTGCGTGAGAGTTTGGATGGTTTCTTTGGTATAGAGGTTGATAGTATGGGTCGTTCGGGGGGCTTGGCTTTCTTATGGAGGAAGGAGGTGGATTGTACTTTTATTTCATCGTCTGTATATCATATTGATTTTCATGTTAGGGGTGAGGAAGGAGAATGGAGGATCACTGGCTTTTATGGTTGGCCGGCTATGGCTGACCGATACCTTTCTTGGGAGCTTTTACGTCTACTAGCGAGGCAGTCCACGTTACCATGGGTATGTTTAGGAGATTTTAATGAAATTTTATTCTCTACTGAAATGAAGAGTGGGAGCAGACGTCAACGGCAGATGAATAATTTCGGAGCTGCAGTGGATGAGTGTGGACTGCGTGATGTGCCGTGGGAAGGGTATAATTTCTCTTACGATAATGGGCAAGCTGGGGAGGCGAATAGACAGTGTATGCTTGATAGAGCGATGTGTACGGGGTCATGGTCGGATTTATTTCCCTATGCTAAGCTGCTTTATCGCAATCGGGAATCGTCGGATCACGCTCCTATTAAATTGGTCCTCAATTATAAATTCTATGAAGAGACTAAGGTGAGACCGTTTCGCTTTGAACAAATCTGGGTGGGGTCCGAGGGGTGTGAAGAGGCGGTGGTAAGGGGGGTTGAGAAGGGCAGGGGTAATCTTGTAACGGTCTTGCGGGAATGTACGAGGGAGCTGAAGGCTTGGAAGAACACGAGCATTAGGCAGATAGGCCGGACTATTGATAGGAAGCGCAGACAGCTGGAACGTCTCAATGAGGTGAATAGGGATGAGGAGAGTGTTGTAAGGCGAAGGAAATTAGTTGCAGAAATCTCGGACTTGAGGAGGCAGGAGGAGCAATATTGGCGGCATCGATCTAGAGCGCTTTGGTTACGAGATGGTGATTGAAACACAAAATTTTTTCACACCAGAGCGGGGGAGCGGAAAAGGAAAAATTATATCGCAAAGCTAATTGATGATGAGGGGGTTGTCCGAATGGGGGCAGAGGAAGTCGACACAGTAGCAATTAATTATTTCGAAGAGCTGTTTCATTCATATAATCCGAGCAATTTTGATGAGATTCTTAATGGCTTCAATCGAAGGGTGACGGGTCCTATGAACCAGGTTTTGCAACGTGACTACAGTGAAGAGGAAGTTATTGATGCTCTCAATCAAATGCACCCTCTCAAGGCTCCGGGTCCTGACGGTATGAATGTGCTGTTTTATCAAACTTATTGGTATACTATTGGCCCATCTGTGCTTGATACGGTCCTTGCAATTCTTCGAGGTGACCGGTCTCCGAAAGAGTTTAATAaaacaaatattgtgttgatCCCAAAAAAGAAGGCCCCTGATAAAATTCGGGATTTCTGACCTATTAGCCTCTGCAATGTGGTGTATAAATTGGTTTCGAAAGTTCTAGCTAACCGGTTTAAACAGTTTTTGGGTGAGATTGTTTCGGTGAACAAAGCGCTTTTACCCCGGGGAGAGCCATAACTGATAATATTATGATAGCTTTTAAGATGTTTTATTATATGAAGGGTCTGAGGAGCACGGATGGGTTCATGGCTATTAAGCTCGATATGGCCAAGGCGTATGACCGTGTTCAATGGGCATTCTTGGAGCGTGTGTTGTTCTCACTTGGGTTCGATAGGAGCTGGTCCGGGAGGGTTATGGCCTGCGTGAAGACCGTATCCTTTTCAGTGCTCGTTAATGGCAACCCGTCTAGAGAATTTCGCCCAGCTAGAGGACTAAGACAAGGTGACCCGCTTTCCCCGTATCTTTTTATCTTGTGTTCCGAAGTCCTTTCCCATCAAATGCGAAGAGCGATTGAGATTGGGTCGATACATGGTATCCGTATAAGCACGAATGCACCTTCAATATCTCATCTCCTCTTTGCCGATGATAGCTTATTTTTTGTTAAAGCCACAGAGGAAGAAGCGGATGCGGTGTCTGATATCCTAAGGCGGTATGAAGCAGCGTCAGGACAGTTGGTTAGCTTGGAAAAGACCACCGTCTCTTTTAGTAAGGGTGTACTGAGGGGGAGGAGAAGTCTCATTGCAAACCGGTTGGGTATAGTGGAGGTTGAGGAGCAACATCGCTACTTGGGTCTCCCAACGGTGGTGGGTCGTTCAAAAAAGGTTCTCACGGATATTCTCCGGGATAAACTTAGCAAACGGCTGCAAGGATGGCGCGGGAAAATCTTGTCTAGGGCAGGTAAGGAGGTTCTTTAAAGGCTGTGGCCAATTCACTCTCTACCTATGTTATGAGTGTGTTTAAAATTCCCGTCAACTTTTGCAATGAGCTCCGGATGTTGATGTCTCGGTTTTGGTGGAATCACGAGGAGGGGAGAATGGGCATTAATTGGGTGGCTTGGAAGAAATTGTGCCAGCCCAAGGGAATGGGGGGTATGGGGTTTCGTGATTTTCAGCTATTCAATCTTGCGCTACTCGGGAAACAAGCTTGGCGACTTGTTACTGAGACGGGTAATTTGTGGGAGCAGATTATGTGAGCCAAATACTATCCTGATGGTGAGTTCATGACAGCGCAGCTAGGTGCAAATCCGAGCTACACATGGAGAGGAATTATGGAAGCTCGGGTCGTTTTAGAGACAGGGATGAGATGGAGGATTGGGGATGGGAATTCGACGAGGGTGTGGCGTGAAACGTGGCTGCCAGGTACACAtatgggtcgggtcatatcgCCTTGTGTTGATGGGAATGAGAACCTGAAAGTTAGTGAACTTCTATCGAAGTATGGAGGCTGGAACTTGGAACTGGTTTCGAGCTTGTTTTTGCCTTTTGAGACGGAGCATATTCTTAACATCAGAGTGAGCCAACATCGACCTATGGATATTTGGTATTGGAAAGCGGAGAAGGATGGGATGTACTTCGTGAAGTCGGCCTATAGAGCTCTAGCCGGAGGTGAAGGGGTGGAGGTGAGTGGGTCCTCGGATAGAGAGAGGGAGATGTGGCTGTGGAAGAGGCTCTGGAATGTCCCGGTTTGTCCCCGAGTGAAGTTGTTCTTTTGGACACTATGCAGTGAAGCGCTGGCAATGAGAGCGAACATTGCGTCTCGGGTTCGAGGTGATATCTCTTTCTGCTCTTTATGTAATTGTTT is a genomic window containing:
- the LOC141627964 gene encoding uncharacterized protein LOC141627964 → MAIKLDMAKAYDRVQWAFLERVLFSLGFDRSWSGRVMACVKTVSFSVLVNGNPSREFRPARGLRQGDPLSPYLFILCSEVLSHQMRRAIEIGSIHGIRISTNAPSISHLLFADDSLFFVKATEEEADAVSDILRRYEAASGQLVSLEKTTVSFSKGVLRGRRSLIANRLGIVEVEEQHRYLGLPTVVGRSKKVLTDILRDKLSKRLQGWRGKILSRAAQLGANPSYTWRGIMEARVVLETGMRWRIGDGNSTRVWRETWLPGTHMGRVISPCVDGNENLKVSELLSKYGGWNLELVSSLFLPFETEHILNIRVSQHRPMDIWYWKAEKDGMYFVKSAYRALAGGEGVEDQVWEPHVAEAVAVLEGAKEAMRLGYRDIVIESDFAQVIEALNKKQAERSSFMLVIEEILCLSVSFSSVVWSFSSRVNNSVAHALALVYPRISGRTEWSSVLPPTANDAVLFDLSLLK
- the LOC141627963 gene encoding uncharacterized protein LOC141627963, with the protein product MRKVRESLDGFFGIEVDSMGRSGGLAFLWRKEVDCTFISSSVYHIDFHVRGEEGEWRITGFYGWPAMADRYLSWELLRLLARQSTLPWVCLGDFNEILFSTEMKSGSRRQRQMNNFGAAVDECGLRDVPWEGYNFSYDNGQAGEANRQCMLDRAMCTGSWSDLFPYAKLLYRNRESSDHAPIKLVLNYKFYEETKVRPFRFEQIWVGSEGCEEAVVRGVEKGRGNLVTVLRECTRELKAWKNTSIRQIGRTIDRKRRQLERLNEVNRDEESVVRRRKLVAEISDLRRQEEQYWRHRSRALWLRDGD